A region from the Triticum urartu cultivar G1812 chromosome 1, Tu2.1, whole genome shotgun sequence genome encodes:
- the LOC125534027 gene encoding expansin-B2-like, whose translation MARVSANAVALVALVSVLLTYGCCAQSPLNYTGSLAKSSKASWSWLPAKATWYGAPTGAGPDDNGGACGYKHTNQYPFMSMTSCGNEPLFKDGMGCGACYQIRCVNNKACSGKPETVMITDMNYYPVAKYHFDLSGTAFGAMAKPGQNDKLRHAGIIDIQFQRVPCNHPGLNVNFHVERGSNPNYLAVLVEFANREGTVVQMDLMESRNGRPTGYWTAMRHSWGAIWRMDSRRRLQGPFSLRIRSESGKTLVAKQVIPANWKPDTNYRSNVQFR comes from the exons ATGGCTCGGGTCTCTGCCAATGCAGTTGCACTTGTTGCACTCGTCTCCGTTCTTCTCACGTATGGCTGCTGCGCCCAGTCGCCGCTCAACTACACCGGCTCCTTGGCCAAATCCTCCAAGGCTAGCTGGTCATGGCTCCCTGCCAAGGCCACATGGTACGGCGCGCCTACCGGCGCCGGTCCCGATGACAACG GTGGTGCTTGCGGCTACAAGCACACTAACCAGTACCCGTTCATGTCCATGACTTCCTGCGGCAACGAGCCCCTGTTCAAGGACGGCATGGGCTGCGGCGCCTGCTACCAG ATACGATGCGTCAATAACAAGGCCTGCTCCGGCAAGCCGGAGACGGTCATGATCACCGACATGAACTACTACCCTGTGGCCAAGTACCATTTCGACCTCAGCGGCACGGCGTTCGGCGCCATGGCGAAGCCCGGCCAGAACGACAAGCTCCGCCACGCCGGCATTATCGACATCCAGTTCCAAAG GGTGCCATGCAATCATCCGGGCTTGAACGTGAACTTCCACGTCGAGCGGGGCTCCAACCCCAACTACCTGGCCGTGCTGGTGGAGTTCGCGAACCGGGAGGGCACCGTGGTGCAGATGGACCTCATGGAGTCAAGGAACGGCCGCCCGACGGGGTACTGGACGGCGATGCGCCACTCGTGGGGCGCCATCTGGCGGATGGACTCCAGGCGCCGGCTGCAGGGCCCCTTCTCTCTCCGCATCCGCAGCGAATCCGGCAAGACGCTGGTGGCCAAACAAGTCATCCCGGCCAACTGGAAGCCCGACACGAACTACCGTTCCAACGTCCAGTTCCGTTGA